The genomic window aatgtgtagaaataaatatgtaagaaataaaaattaaggatttaaatgaggtttcacggtgaaagaggggttagtgcgtctgcctcacaatacgaaagtcctgagttgtcagggttcaatcccgggctcgggatctttctgtgttgagtttgcatgtcctccccgtgacagcttgggttccctccgggtactccagcttcctcccacttccaaagacatgcacctggggataggttgattggcaacactaaatggtccctagtgtgtgaatgttgtctgtctatctttattggccctgcgatgaggtggcatcttgtccagggtgtacgccgccttccgcccgattgtagctgagataggcacaagcgccccccgcgaccccaaagggaataagcggtaggaaatggatagatggatggagtaCAATTAAACAGTGCTACCCATAGGTAaccgatgtcaaagtacataactggactttcacactattatattagatccactatggactggactctcacactattatgttagatccactacggactggactctcacactattatgctagacccactatgatggactggactctcacactattatgttagatccatatggactggactcccacactattatgctggatccactattatgttagacccactatgatggactggactctcacactattatgttagatccactatggactggactctcacactattatgctggagcCACTAATATCTTAGACCCACtatgatggactggactctcacaccattatgttagacccactatgatggactggactgtcacagtattatgttagatccactatggactggaccctcacacctattgtgttagatccactacagactggactctcacactattatattagatccactatggactggactcccacactattatgctggatccactattatgttagacccactatgatggactggactctcacactattatgttagatccactatggactggactctcatactattatgttagatccactattatgttagacccactatgatggactggactgtcacagtattatgttagatccactatggactggaccctcacacctattgtgttagatccactacggactgaactctcacactattatgttagatccactatggactggactcccacactattatgctggatccactatggactggactcccacactattatgctggatccactattatgttagacccgctatgatgtactgggctctcacactattatgttagatccactatggactggaccctcacacctattgtgttagatccactacggactggactctcccactattatgtaagatccactatggactggactctcacactattatgctggatccactattatgttagacccactatgatggactggactctcacactattatgctagacccactatggactggactctcacactattatgttagacccactatggactggactcccacactattatgctggatccactattatgttagacccactatgatggactggactttcacactattatgttagatccactatggactggactctcacactattatgttagatccactatggactggactctcacactattatgttagatccactatggactggactctcacactattatgctagatccactagacATCCATGgggtagatagatggatagtacaggagagttccttcaggaaaataaaaattaaaattgttTGTGGCGTATAtatagcataacaattagccgagaagcagctcttatctcaaaacactcttaagttggggcACCAGTGTAATAATAACCTATGTAAATAATCTTGTTTTTGTATGGATTCGAAATTTGCCATCTTAAACCACAGCAACAACTGTTGTTAATTTAGAATCATTGATAGATTGTAAGTTGCGTTCAACACTGTCTAACACTTTAACCTTTCCTCTAAAGAGATGATTATGACAAGGAGGTGAAGTTAGCCAACGAGCTACAGCGGCGGAAGTGCACCACAACTCCTCGACGCCCACGGAGACCTGACATTCAGGTTTACCATCCCCAACGACGGCGTAAGATGACAATTATTGGTTTTATAAACAGTCGGGGGTAGAGCGCAAGTCACATGTACTCATTGTAATTTTCCAGACGATTCTGAGCCGGGGGCCAGCGCCGAGGCGGAAGAGTGGAATGAGAGTGGCTCAAGCACAGAGATGGAGACGCAGGGAAATGAACTCTTCTGGCTTGACTATCAGGCGGACTCGGGGACCATCACTTCCGTCCTTGTGCACAAGGTTACCGTATATCCCCATGCTCTTTTGTTTTGCCCCTTTGCTAAATTGTTTCTCTGTGTTCTTAAAGGACGATACACCAGCAAGGGTGGTAGAACATGTCACTGAGAAGAACATCCTGGATTTAGCTATGAGGGCAGCCCTGGAAGCCCGCATTCGAACAGAGATGGACAAAAGAAGAGATAAACGCTGAGTGTGAAACCATACCAGAGTAGTTTCCGACACAAGCGAGGTAGGCAAAGGCCTGCCGGTAACGTAACCATCCTGATAAGCAGGAGCGCTGAAGACAGAGCTGGCGTGAGAAAGAACTGGAGTGTTGTAGTTCTGATATGCAGAGATCTGAGCCAAGCTCGAGttgtgtgaactgtgtttcaaCAAGGAACCACAGCTAAAATCAGTGATGAAGGTTGACCGCTACCATTCACTCACTATATCAAGTCGCCTCATTgtttacattgaaaaaaaaaaaaaaacagtattcaCGTTCAAGCGTTACCTCCAGTCATCTAATTTATTCCTTTACTATACATTTAATACTGGTAAGTTTTCTGTTGACaagtatgatttaaaaaaaaaaaaaggttctcaAAAACATGTCCATGGGCATACAGCCAGAAAATGTGAATGTTCTTGATGTATTGatgttacaaaccctgtttccatatgagttgggaaattgtgttagatgtaaatataaacggaatacaatgatttgcaaatccttttcaacccatattcaattgaatgcactacaaaaacaagatatttgatgttcaaactcataaaaaaaaaaaaaaattctttgcAAATATTTAACTTAcgatttcatggttgcaacacgtgccaaagtagttgggaaaaggcatgttccccactgtgttacatcaccttttcttttcacaacgctcaattaacgtttgggaactgaggaaactaattgttgaagctttgaaagtggaattctttcccattgttgttttatgtagagctttagtcgttcaacagtcccgggcctccgctgtcgtattttacgcttcataatgtgccacacattttcgatgggaaacaggacTGGACTACAGgtggcccaggaaagtacccgcactctttttttacgaagccacactgttgtaacacgtgctgaatgtgacttggcattgtctttctgaaataaaca from Nerophis ophidion isolate RoL-2023_Sa linkage group LG07, RoL_Noph_v1.0, whole genome shotgun sequence includes these protein-coding regions:
- the lg07h2orf68 gene encoding UPF0561 protein C2orf68 homolog, translated to MDILRDDETHELKYKRGGRLDMSHGFLHHIRRNQIARDDYDKEVKLANELQRRKCTTTPRRPRRPDIQVYHPQRRHDSEPGASAEAEEWNESGSSTEMETQGNELFWLDYQADSGTITSVLVHKDDTPARVVEHVTEKNILDLAMRAALEARIRTEMDKRRDKR